A single window of Planctomycetota bacterium DNA harbors:
- the coaD gene encoding pantetheine-phosphate adenylyltransferase: protein MPDAAPRTAVYTGSFDPITLGHLNIIERASTLVDRLVVGVGVNAAKNALFDPDERVALVRQCVRPWPNVEVEKFDGLAVNFVRSCGARVMIRGVRPLQDLEAELTMMVANRQLDPGIETVVLMADKEFAHVSSSLIKQIAPLADDEELSHFVPPEVIVAVRKKLAGN from the coding sequence ATGCCAGACGCCGCCCCTCGCACCGCGGTTTATACCGGCTCGTTCGATCCGATCACGCTCGGGCACCTGAACATCATCGAGCGGGCCAGCACGCTGGTCGACCGACTGGTCGTCGGCGTCGGCGTGAACGCGGCCAAGAACGCGCTGTTCGACCCCGACGAACGAGTGGCGCTGGTGCGCCAGTGCGTGCGCCCTTGGCCCAACGTCGAGGTCGAGAAGTTCGACGGGTTGGCCGTCAATTTCGTCCGCTCGTGTGGCGCCCGCGTGATGATCCGCGGCGTGCGACCCCTGCAAGACCTGGAAGCCGAGTTGACCATGATGGTCGCCAATCGGCAATTGGACCCGGGCATTGAAACCGTGGTGCTGATGGCCGACAAGGAGTTCGCCCACGTCAGCAGCTCGCTGATCAAGCAGATCGCGCCGCTGGCCGACGACGAAGAGCTGTCCCACTTCGTGCCGCCGGAAGTGATCGTCGCCGTGCGCAAAAAACTCGCCGGCAACTGA
- the rpsT gene encoding 30S ribosomal protein S20 has translation MPHTKSAKKRLRQSLERRTRNRNVKSTLKTEVKKAREASKGTDATKSAAAVSLVTKRADQAAAKGVIHKNAAARIKSRMAKFAKKAKAAAK, from the coding sequence ATGCCGCATACCAAGAGTGCCAAGAAGCGTCTCCGCCAGAGTCTGGAGCGCCGGACCCGCAATCGTAACGTCAAGTCGACGCTGAAGACCGAAGTCAAGAAGGCCCGCGAGGCCTCCAAGGGGACCGACGCCACAAAGTCGGCCGCCGCCGTGTCGTTGGTGACCAAGCGCGCCGACCAGGCCGCCGCCAAGGGCGTGATTCACAAGAACGCCGCCGCGCGGATCAAGTCGCGGATGGCCAAATTCGCCAAGAAGGCCAAAGCCGCCGCGAAGTAA
- a CDS encoding FKBP-type peptidyl-prolyl cis-trans isomerase: protein MMLRALIVVAVGSLLAAAAEAQVPAPAGKVTFADVKQKYSYAIGSSLGRNLKGKIDTDMLVRGLRDAAAGAEPALTDAEMEQVIGQFEQEMMNTQMKEVTEKNKAEGDAFLAQNAKQPGVVTLPSGLQYKVLKQGNGASPKPTDTVTVNYSGKLLSGQEFANSTREGKPLTMRVDQFVQGWIEALPMMKIGDKWTLYIPSNLAYKDQGRPPVIPPAATLIFEIELLGINQ, encoded by the coding sequence ATGATGCTCCGCGCCCTGATTGTCGTGGCCGTCGGCTCGCTGCTGGCAGCCGCGGCCGAGGCCCAAGTGCCTGCGCCGGCCGGCAAGGTCACCTTTGCCGACGTCAAACAAAAGTACAGCTACGCCATCGGCTCGAGCCTGGGCCGCAACCTGAAAGGGAAGATCGACACCGACATGCTCGTCCGCGGCCTGCGCGACGCGGCCGCCGGCGCCGAGCCGGCCCTGACCGACGCCGAGATGGAACAAGTGATTGGCCAATTCGAACAAGAAATGATGAACACCCAGATGAAGGAAGTGACCGAGAAGAACAAGGCCGAAGGGGACGCCTTCCTGGCCCAGAACGCCAAGCAGCCGGGCGTGGTCACCCTGCCCAGCGGACTGCAATACAAAGTGCTCAAGCAAGGGAACGGCGCCTCGCCCAAGCCGACCGACACCGTGACGGTGAACTACAGCGGCAAGCTGCTCAGCGGCCAGGAGTTCGCCAACTCGACGCGCGAAGGGAAGCCGTTGACGATGCGAGTCGATCAGTTCGTGCAGGGCTGGATCGAAGCGCTGCCGATGATGAAGATCGGCGACAAGTGGACGCTGTACATCCCGTCGAACCTGGCCTACAAGGATCAAGGCCGCCCGCCGGTGATTCCGCCCGCCGCGACGCTGATCTTCGAGATCGAATTGCTGGGGATCAACCAGTAG
- a CDS encoding protein arginine kinase — translation MNIDDFSRGCGEWLRGAGPESDIVISTRIRLARNLAEFPFISKASNADRAEIERTLKERVTQDSWDAPLFYVDVAKLESIDRQFLVERQLISRELAEGEHARGVAIDPDERASVMINEEDHLRLQVMKSGLDLQAAWDTINAIDDHLEESVTYAFHERLGYLTACPTNVGTGMRVSVMLHLPALVITRQIDKLFRSLQKISLAVRGLYGEGSQAMGDFYQISNQITLGRSEADLLKQVGDVVPTIIEYERKAREFLVRESHENLHDRVSRAFGILRTAQTISSEETMHLLSSVRMGVNLGLIHDLEIPVLNQLFIHTQPAHLQKLRGVELDTADRNIERARYLRGALNKADGDASRN, via the coding sequence GTGAATATCGACGACTTTTCACGCGGATGCGGAGAATGGCTGCGCGGCGCCGGCCCCGAGTCGGACATCGTGATCAGCACGCGCATTCGGCTGGCCCGCAACCTGGCCGAGTTCCCCTTCATCAGCAAGGCTTCGAACGCCGACCGTGCGGAGATCGAGCGAACGCTCAAGGAACGCGTCACGCAAGACTCGTGGGACGCGCCGTTGTTCTATGTGGACGTGGCCAAGCTTGAATCGATCGATCGCCAGTTTTTGGTCGAACGGCAATTGATCAGCCGCGAACTGGCCGAAGGGGAGCACGCCCGCGGCGTGGCCATCGACCCCGACGAGCGGGCCTCAGTGATGATCAACGAGGAAGATCATCTGCGCTTGCAGGTGATGAAGAGCGGGCTCGACCTGCAAGCCGCCTGGGACACGATCAACGCGATTGACGACCACTTGGAAGAGTCGGTGACCTACGCCTTTCACGAGCGGCTGGGCTATTTGACCGCTTGCCCCACGAACGTCGGCACGGGCATGCGGGTGAGCGTGATGCTCCACCTGCCGGCATTAGTCATCACGCGGCAGATCGACAAGCTGTTCCGTTCGCTACAGAAAATCAGCCTGGCGGTGCGGGGTTTGTACGGCGAAGGCTCGCAGGCGATGGGGGACTTTTACCAGATTTCGAACCAGATCACCCTCGGCCGTTCGGAAGCCGACTTGCTTAAACAGGTGGGTGACGTGGTGCCGACGATCATCGAATACGAACGCAAAGCGCGCGAGTTCCTGGTCCGCGAAAGCCACGAGAACCTGCACGATCGGGTGAGCCGGGCGTTTGGCATTCTGCGCACGGCCCAGACGATCAGCTCGGAAGAGACGATGCACCTGTTGAGCAGCGTGCGAATGGGCGTGAACCTGGGGCTGATCCACGATTTGGAGATCCCGGTGCTGAACCAATTGTTCATTCACACCCAGCCGGCCCACCTGCAAAAACTGCGCGGGGTCGAGTTGGACACCGCCGATCGGAACATCGAACGGGCGCGCTATCTACGCGGCGCGCTGAACAAGGCCGACGGCGACGCCAGCCGCAACTGA
- a CDS encoding UvrB/UvrC motif-containing protein has product MKCQKCDKPAKFHITELIGGKPKELHVCEEHAREYLSESEGEQTTPTLTGPLAQHLAVGQTAEELQRLDQQACPTCGITFYEFRNQGRLGCPHDYVFFQKELDPLLLNIHGELEHVGKRPKRSHGSTDRQTDLIRLRRELKEAVQAEEYERASKLRDEIRQIEGGK; this is encoded by the coding sequence ATGAAGTGCCAGAAGTGCGACAAGCCGGCTAAGTTCCACATCACCGAGCTGATCGGCGGCAAGCCGAAAGAGCTTCACGTGTGCGAGGAACACGCGCGCGAATACCTGTCCGAGTCGGAAGGGGAGCAGACGACTCCCACTCTGACCGGTCCGTTGGCCCAGCATCTGGCCGTGGGCCAGACGGCCGAAGAGCTGCAGCGGCTCGATCAGCAAGCCTGCCCAACTTGTGGGATCACGTTCTACGAGTTCCGCAATCAAGGTCGGCTGGGGTGCCCGCACGACTATGTCTTCTTTCAGAAAGAACTCGACCCGCTGTTGTTAAACATTCACGGCGAGCTCGAGCACGTGGGCAAGCGCCCCAAGCGGAGCCACGGTAGCACCGACCGGCAGACCGACTTGATCCGCTTGCGGCGCGAGTTGAAAGAGGCGGTGCAGGCGGAAGAATACGAACGGGCGTCGAAGCTGCGCGACGAAATCAGGCAAATCGAAGGCGGCAAATAG
- the cobA gene encoding uroporphyrinogen-III C-methyltransferase, whose amino-acid sequence MNVKAPQTGRVYLVGAGPGDPGLLTVRGAELLGRADLVLYDYLANPAILEHAASHAECVCLGRHGRDTLLPLEEVTRMMVAAARAGRTVVRLKGGDPAVFARLAEEVDALVAAGVPFEIVPGITTALAVGTHAAIPLTHRHHASAVALVTGHEEGDKATSAIDYAALARFPGTLVFYMGVTQAPHWTRALIDAGMSAEAPAAIVRRCSLPDQAVWRCTLGEVAATITREHIRPPVIVVVGRVAGLEPVGQWFAELPLHGQTVLVTRPIEQSDATAHALAELGANVLVQPAIAITEPADWRPVDAALQKIQQYDWLVFSSANGVRAVMSRLAHLGHDARRLGPVQLAAIGPATAAALAEYHLHTDLEPGEYRAEALAEALVPEAAGRRFLLARASRGREVLAEMLRAAGAIVDQVIVYQSADVREPDAEIGAALDAGRIDWVTVTSSAIARSLSAMFGPRLVQTKLASISPLTSATLREVGLSPAVEAASYTTAGLIDAIINSRKNR is encoded by the coding sequence ATGAACGTCAAGGCCCCTCAAACTGGACGCGTCTACCTGGTCGGCGCCGGCCCCGGCGACCCGGGACTGCTGACCGTGCGCGGCGCCGAACTGCTGGGCCGGGCCGACCTCGTGCTGTACGACTATCTGGCCAACCCGGCGATCCTCGAACATGCCGCGTCCCACGCCGAGTGCGTCTGTCTGGGACGCCACGGGCGTGACACGCTGCTACCGTTGGAGGAAGTCACGCGAATGATGGTGGCCGCCGCCCGGGCCGGCCGCACCGTGGTCCGCCTCAAAGGGGGCGACCCGGCGGTCTTTGCCCGGCTGGCCGAGGAAGTCGACGCCCTGGTGGCCGCCGGCGTGCCGTTCGAGATCGTGCCCGGCATCACCACCGCCCTGGCCGTGGGAACCCATGCCGCGATTCCCCTGACCCATCGGCACCACGCCTCGGCCGTGGCGCTGGTCACCGGTCACGAAGAGGGAGACAAGGCCACGTCGGCGATCGACTATGCCGCGCTGGCCCGCTTTCCAGGCACGTTGGTCTTTTACATGGGAGTCACCCAGGCACCCCACTGGACGCGAGCCCTGATCGACGCCGGTATGTCGGCCGAGGCGCCGGCCGCGATCGTGCGGCGCTGCTCGCTCCCCGATCAGGCTGTCTGGCGCTGCACGCTAGGTGAGGTCGCCGCCACGATCACGCGCGAACACATCCGCCCGCCGGTCATTGTCGTCGTGGGTCGCGTGGCCGGCTTGGAACCGGTCGGCCAATGGTTCGCCGAGCTTCCGCTGCACGGTCAAACGGTCCTCGTCACGCGCCCGATCGAACAGTCCGACGCCACCGCCCACGCGCTGGCCGAACTGGGTGCCAACGTCCTTGTTCAGCCGGCCATCGCGATCACCGAACCGGCTGATTGGCGACCGGTCGACGCCGCGCTGCAAAAGATTCAGCAATACGACTGGCTGGTCTTTTCGAGCGCCAACGGCGTGCGGGCCGTGATGAGCCGGTTGGCCCACCTGGGACACGACGCGCGACGGCTCGGCCCAGTGCAATTGGCCGCGATTGGTCCGGCCACGGCGGCGGCGCTGGCCGAGTACCACCTGCACACCGATCTCGAGCCCGGGGAATACCGGGCCGAAGCCTTGGCCGAGGCGCTGGTGCCCGAGGCGGCTGGACGCCGATTCCTGTTGGCACGAGCCAGCCGCGGGCGCGAGGTGCTGGCCGAAATGCTCCGGGCCGCCGGTGCGATCGTCGACCAAGTGATCGTCTATCAAAGCGCCGACGTCCGCGAGCCCGACGCCGAGATCGGCGCCGCGCTCGACGCCGGGCGCATCGACTGGGTCACCGTCACCAGTTCGGCCATTGCGCGATCGCTCAGTGCCATGTTCGGCCCGCGTTTGGTCCAGACCAAGCTCGCCAGCATCAGCCCACTGACTTCGGCGACTTTACGAGAAGTGGGACTGTCCCCCGCCGTCGAGGCGGCCTCGTACACCACCGCGGGGCTGATCGATGCCATCATTAACTCTCGGAAGAACCGTTAA
- a CDS encoding aminotransferase class V-fold PLP-dependent enzyme encodes MTRQVSTSATGAPRLDWQAFRRLMPVAERWAYFDHAAVAPLTAPAQKVLADWAADVAANGDVYWPRWAQGLPQVRRTAAELIGADADEVALVRNTTEGVNLVAEGFPWQPGDNLVTLADEFPTNQYAWLNLASRGVETRRLPTTNGRYDLADLAALCDQRTRLISISWVNFAHGWRNDLDALAELAHSRGAYLFVDAIQGLGVLPLDVRRTPVDFLAADGHKWLLGPEGAGLFYLRREHLDLLRPLGVGWNSVVGSHDFSRIDFRLKPSAERYEGGTWNMGGLLAMGESLKLLAQLGTAACEERILHLTDQACERLGSVGAEIMSDRSGPRRSGIVSFTVPGRDPQELRAQAIKQGVVLSCRGGGLRISPHVYNDETDVDRLIAAITQ; translated from the coding sequence ATGACCCGCCAGGTTTCCACTTCGGCCACCGGCGCGCCGCGACTCGACTGGCAGGCCTTTCGCCGCTTGATGCCGGTGGCCGAGCGGTGGGCCTATTTCGATCATGCCGCCGTTGCTCCGCTAACCGCGCCGGCGCAAAAAGTCCTGGCCGATTGGGCCGCCGACGTGGCCGCCAACGGCGACGTCTATTGGCCGCGCTGGGCGCAGGGCCTGCCCCAGGTGCGCCGCACGGCGGCCGAGTTGATTGGCGCCGACGCCGACGAGGTCGCCCTGGTGCGCAACACGACCGAAGGAGTGAACCTGGTGGCCGAGGGATTTCCCTGGCAGCCGGGGGATAACCTGGTCACGCTGGCCGACGAGTTTCCGACCAATCAGTACGCCTGGCTTAACTTGGCCAGTCGCGGCGTCGAGACGCGCCGGCTGCCAACGACCAACGGGCGATACGATCTGGCCGACCTAGCCGCGCTGTGTGACCAGCGGACTCGGTTGATCAGCATCAGTTGGGTGAACTTTGCCCACGGTTGGCGCAACGACCTCGACGCGCTGGCCGAGCTGGCCCACTCGCGCGGCGCGTATCTGTTCGTCGACGCCATTCAGGGGCTGGGGGTGCTGCCGCTCGATGTGCGGCGCACGCCTGTCGACTTTCTGGCCGCCGACGGGCACAAGTGGCTGTTGGGGCCCGAAGGGGCCGGCCTGTTCTACCTGCGTCGCGAGCACTTGGACTTGCTCCGTCCGCTGGGCGTGGGCTGGAACAGCGTCGTCGGCTCACACGACTTCAGCCGGATCGACTTTCGCCTCAAGCCTTCGGCCGAGCGCTACGAAGGGGGCACCTGGAACATGGGCGGGCTGTTGGCAATGGGAGAGAGCTTGAAACTCCTGGCCCAGCTTGGCACGGCGGCCTGTGAGGAGCGTATACTGCACCTGACCGACCAGGCGTGCGAGCGGCTGGGCAGCGTGGGGGCCGAGATCATGAGCGATCGCTCTGGCCCGCGCCGCAGCGGCATCGTCTCGTTCACGGTCCCGGGGCGTGACCCCCAGGAGCTTCGCGCGCAGGCGATCAAACAGGGCGTGGTGCTCAGTTGCCGCGGGGGTGGACTGAGAATCAGCCCGCACGTTTACAACGATGAAACCGATGTGGACCGATTGATCGCCGCCATCACGCAGTAA
- a CDS encoding exo-alpha-sialidase: protein MLRSIRFTLCFAVLSLFAAGQARAADKAPSTDAPKLLSVERIWDAGKHNAFTDLIRFRDAWYCTFREADEHVGGDGMIRVLRSADGREWRSVAGVTEKGIDLRDPKFSITPDGRLMIVAGGSLYRGTKTLQGRQPRVLFSADGAKWSAPERVLDEGHWLWRVTWHKGRAYGMSYVGKPRDSTEEWPLRWVTSDDGVKWRELAKVDAPGRPNECTVRFRDDDTAVALLRREGGNQHGWIGTSAPPYDKWNWTEIDARLGGPNFIILPDGAMWAGSRSHTPEGPRTVLARMTTTSYEPVLTLPSSGDNSYPGLVWHDKQLWMSYYSSHDGKTSIYLAKIALP from the coding sequence ATGCTCCGATCCATTCGATTCACGCTCTGTTTCGCCGTGCTCAGCCTGTTCGCCGCCGGCCAGGCGCGCGCCGCCGACAAGGCCCCCTCGACCGACGCTCCCAAGTTGCTGTCAGTTGAACGAATCTGGGACGCGGGCAAGCACAATGCCTTCACCGACCTGATTCGCTTTCGCGACGCCTGGTATTGCACGTTTCGCGAAGCCGACGAGCACGTCGGCGGCGATGGGATGATTCGCGTGCTCCGTTCGGCCGATGGTCGCGAATGGCGCAGCGTGGCCGGCGTCACGGAGAAAGGAATCGACCTGCGCGATCCCAAGTTCTCGATCACGCCCGACGGCCGCTTGATGATCGTCGCCGGCGGCTCGCTCTATCGCGGCACCAAGACGCTGCAAGGTCGCCAGCCTCGGGTGCTGTTCTCGGCCGACGGCGCCAAATGGTCGGCCCCCGAGCGCGTGTTGGACGAAGGACACTGGCTCTGGCGTGTTACCTGGCACAAGGGACGCGCTTACGGCATGTCGTACGTCGGCAAGCCGCGCGACTCGACCGAGGAATGGCCGTTGCGCTGGGTCACGAGCGACGACGGCGTGAAGTGGCGCGAGCTGGCCAAAGTCGACGCCCCAGGGCGTCCCAACGAGTGTACCGTCCGCTTTCGTGACGACGACACGGCCGTGGCGCTGTTGCGACGTGAAGGGGGGAACCAGCACGGCTGGATCGGTACCAGCGCGCCCCCGTACGACAAGTGGAACTGGACCGAGATCGACGCCCGGCTAGGTGGCCCGAACTTCATCATCTTGCCCGATGGCGCGATGTGGGCCGGCAGCCGGTCGCACACGCCCGAGGGCCCGCGCACGGTGCTGGCGCGAATGACCACGACCAGCTACGAACCAGTGCTCACCTTGCCCAGCAGCGGCGATAACAGCTACCCAGGCCTGGTCTGGCACGACAAGCAGTTGTGGATGAGCTACTACTCGTCGCACGATGGCAAGACGAGCATCTATCTGGCCAAGATCGCCCTGCCGTAA
- the trpE gene encoding anthranilate synthase component I has protein sequence MTSEFAVTHLPDFKTFEQLAAGVHLVPVWRRLTGDTLTPVTAFHRLDAGACACLFESVVGGEKVGRYSFLSARPFQLIEARGQQVTKTVFSDQGEPKKETRQVDDPLAVLKQEVDAWRAAVVPELPPFCSGAVGYAGYDTVRYVEHLPHAPQDDRHLPDLSFAFFDSMVVFDHVNKTITVVAMARLDEHREDLQSAYREACAEVDRLVETLAHPGDDLKLADISVAGAPRVNFESNFRREDFLGIVEKAKDYIRAGDIFQVVLSQRLKTKISAAPFEIYRTLRVVNPSPFMFYLRTPDATLVGSSPEIMVRVVAGHVTVRPLAGTRKRGATEEEDHRLAEELLADPKERAEHVMLVDLGRNDVGRVARYGSVQLTDVMTIERYSHVMHITSNVTGELSPGLDSFDALRACLPAGTVSGAPKVRAMQIIDELEPHRRGPYAGAVGYIDFNGNMDTCIALRTMVIQNGTAYVQAGAGIVADSDPESEYQETLNKARGMLKAIEVTEARVAGRR, from the coding sequence ATGACTTCGGAGTTTGCCGTGACGCACTTGCCTGACTTCAAGACGTTCGAGCAACTGGCCGCCGGTGTGCATCTGGTGCCGGTGTGGCGCCGGCTGACCGGTGACACGCTGACGCCGGTGACCGCCTTTCATCGGCTCGACGCCGGCGCGTGCGCATGCTTGTTCGAAAGCGTCGTCGGTGGCGAGAAGGTCGGCCGGTACAGCTTTCTCTCGGCTCGGCCCTTTCAACTGATCGAAGCCCGCGGCCAGCAGGTCACCAAGACCGTCTTTAGCGACCAGGGTGAGCCCAAGAAGGAAACCCGGCAGGTCGACGATCCGCTGGCCGTGTTGAAACAAGAAGTCGATGCCTGGCGCGCGGCCGTGGTGCCCGAGCTGCCACCGTTCTGCAGCGGCGCGGTCGGCTACGCCGGCTATGACACCGTGCGTTACGTTGAACACCTGCCCCACGCGCCCCAGGACGATCGGCATTTGCCCGACCTGTCGTTTGCCTTCTTTGACTCGATGGTCGTGTTCGACCATGTGAACAAGACGATCACGGTGGTCGCGATGGCTCGACTCGATGAGCACCGGGAAGATTTGCAATCGGCCTACCGCGAAGCCTGCGCCGAGGTCGACCGGCTGGTCGAGACGTTGGCGCACCCGGGCGACGATCTGAAATTGGCCGACATCAGCGTGGCCGGCGCGCCGCGGGTCAATTTTGAATCGAACTTCCGCCGCGAAGATTTCCTGGGGATCGTCGAGAAGGCCAAAGATTACATCCGCGCCGGCGACATCTTTCAGGTCGTCCTCAGCCAGCGGCTCAAGACCAAAATTTCGGCCGCGCCGTTTGAAATCTATCGCACATTGCGGGTGGTGAACCCCAGCCCGTTCATGTTCTATCTGCGCACGCCCGACGCCACGCTGGTCGGCAGTTCGCCCGAGATCATGGTTCGCGTCGTCGCGGGACACGTCACGGTTCGCCCCCTGGCGGGCACGCGCAAGCGCGGCGCCACCGAGGAAGAAGACCACCGGCTCGCCGAAGAGCTGTTGGCCGATCCCAAGGAGCGAGCCGAGCACGTGATGCTGGTCGACTTGGGTCGCAACGACGTAGGGCGCGTGGCGCGCTACGGCTCGGTGCAGTTGACCGATGTGATGACCATCGAGCGCTATAGCCACGTCATGCACATCACCTCGAACGTGACCGGCGAGTTGTCGCCGGGGCTCGATTCGTTCGACGCGCTGCGGGCCTGCTTGCCGGCTGGCACGGTCAGTGGCGCGCCCAAGGTCCGGGCCATGCAAATCATCGACGAGCTCGAACCCCACCGCCGCGGTCCCTATGCCGGCGCGGTCGGCTACATCGACTTCAACGGGAACATGGACACCTGCATCGCGTTAAGGACCATGGTCATTCAGAACGGCACGGCCTATGTCCAGGCGGGCGCTGGAATTGTGGCCGACAGCGATCCCGAGAGCGAATACCAGGAAACGCTCAACAAAGCCCGAGGCATGCTCAAAGCCATCGAAGTGACCGAAGCTCGCGTGGCCGGCCGCCGCTAA